A window of Pseudodesulfovibrio hydrargyri contains these coding sequences:
- the rbfA gene encoding 30S ribosome-binding factor RbfA: MKASGSRRAVRMGDQIMREIGTLLVEEAADPRLNLVTLSGVRMNANLRIAEIFYTVSGDAEHRKEVQAGLEKATGFLRSRLGRTLKLQYTPELRFQFDEFLEDVVYGKSHPTD, translated from the coding sequence ATGAAAGCATCCGGTTCCAGACGCGCCGTCCGCATGGGCGACCAGATCATGCGCGAGATAGGCACCCTGCTCGTGGAGGAGGCGGCCGACCCGCGCCTGAACCTCGTCACCCTGTCCGGCGTGCGCATGAACGCCAACCTGCGCATCGCCGAAATTTTCTACACCGTGTCCGGCGACGCCGAGCACCGCAAGGAGGTTCAGGCGGGGTTGGAGAAGGCCACCGGTTTCCTCCGCTCCCGGCTCGGGCGCACCCTCAAGCTGCAATACACCCCGGAACTGCGCTTTCAGTTCGACGAATTCCTCGAGGACGTGGTCTATGGAAAATCCCATCCGACGGATTAG
- the rimP gene encoding ribosome maturation factor RimP → MRQTFEEMLSDMIRPEVENLGYAFWGLSSPSSGKKRVVRIYIDAPGGVNIDQCAEVSRQVGLMLEVEDVIPGAFVLEVSSPGLERIFFAPAQLADYVGRTVDVLLFEPMGDRRKFKGELAKVAGDTVTVTVDDQTMNFDWTAIKKITLVHEF, encoded by the coding sequence ATGCGTCAGACTTTCGAAGAAATGTTGTCGGACATGATCCGGCCCGAGGTGGAGAATCTCGGCTATGCCTTTTGGGGACTGAGCTCCCCTTCTTCGGGCAAGAAACGCGTCGTTCGCATATACATAGACGCCCCCGGCGGGGTGAACATCGACCAGTGCGCCGAGGTCAGCCGCCAGGTGGGGCTCATGCTCGAGGTCGAGGACGTCATTCCCGGCGCCTTCGTGCTCGAGGTTTCCTCGCCCGGCCTGGAGCGCATCTTCTTCGCCCCGGCCCAGCTGGCCGATTATGTCGGCCGCACGGTCGACGTCCTGCTCTTCGAGCCCATGGGCGACCGCCGCAAGTTCAAGGGCGAGCTGGCCAAGGTCGCGGGCGACACCGTCACGGTGACCGTCGACGACCAGACCATGAACTTCGACTGGACCGCCATCAAGAAGATCACCCTGGTCCACGAATTTTAG
- a CDS encoding DUF503 domain-containing protein — protein MIIGVLHLEFRLHGNRSLKGKRKVSLSLKQKLRNKFNVSVAEVDALDVHDKLVLAVVTTANESARVESTLSKALAMVEAISPAELTRCNTEIFSDTE, from the coding sequence ATGATCATCGGCGTTCTCCACCTCGAGTTCAGGCTCCACGGCAACCGTTCCCTCAAGGGCAAGCGCAAGGTTTCCCTCAGCCTGAAGCAGAAGCTCCGGAACAAGTTCAACGTCTCGGTCGCCGAGGTGGACGCCCTGGATGTGCACGACAAGCTGGTCCTGGCCGTGGTCACCACGGCCAACGAATCGGCCCGGGTGGAAAGCACCCTGTCCAAGGCCCTGGCCATGGTTGAAGCCATCTCCCCGGCGGAACTGACCCGCTGCAACACGGAAATTTTCTCGGATACCGAGTAG
- a CDS encoding flagellar hook-basal body protein — translation MRDCTQSAIFGALSNELRMSSIANNLANVNTSAFKKDKLAFHDTFVRFAHDYLVDERTYIRGKKLFPEGHIMAKARLSAQQADLSQGSLENTGNQLDFAVSGPGFFSIQGDNEMLYTRAGNFVTDADGMLRTVDGNPVMVDGGPLVIPQGGRVQVDDEGNVMVNGVPAGAFDLVDFPDPTQLERVGSNSYRGLDGAVGVPSEDAEVAQGFIEKSNVEVVTEMVSMIETQRAFTMYTKMIQADNELDNKLITQVGRPTV, via the coding sequence ATGCGGGATTGTACACAAAGCGCCATTTTCGGGGCTTTATCCAATGAATTGAGGATGTCATCCATCGCCAATAATTTGGCGAACGTGAACACGTCGGCCTTCAAGAAAGACAAGTTGGCCTTTCACGACACCTTCGTTCGTTTCGCCCACGACTATCTGGTGGATGAGAGAACCTACATTCGCGGCAAGAAGTTGTTCCCCGAGGGGCACATCATGGCCAAGGCCCGCCTGTCCGCCCAGCAGGCCGATCTCTCCCAGGGCAGCCTGGAGAACACGGGCAACCAGCTCGACTTCGCCGTGTCCGGACCGGGCTTCTTCTCCATCCAGGGCGACAACGAGATGCTCTACACCCGGGCCGGAAACTTCGTCACCGACGCGGACGGGATGCTCCGGACCGTGGACGGGAATCCGGTCATGGTCGACGGCGGCCCGCTGGTCATCCCCCAGGGCGGCCGCGTCCAGGTGGACGACGAAGGCAACGTCATGGTCAACGGCGTACCGGCCGGGGCCTTCGACCTGGTGGACTTTCCCGACCCGACCCAGCTCGAGCGGGTGGGCTCCAACAGCTATCGCGGGCTCGACGGGGCGGTAGGCGTCCCGTCCGAGGACGCTGAAGTGGCTCAGGGCTTCATCGAGAAGTCCAATGTGGAGGTGGTCACCGAGATGGTCTCCATGATCGAAACCCAACGGGCCTTTACCATGTATACCAAGATGATCCAGGCCGACAACGAATTGGACAACAAACTGATCACCCAGGTGGGGCGTCCCACCGTATAG
- the infB gene encoding translation initiation factor IF-2 yields MTAKVRVEDLAAELGLSNKEIIQQLREIGVQAKSQKTVVEDEDVDRLKAELKKGGGKKEVRRVGESGVIIRRRRKKARSPREEAVEPEVEESAEEPEESVPETGAPEAVEAAPAEQEAEAPAAEPELEPAPVEAPRKAAPKVKIIKPAVEEPEEAPEAETAEAEQAPAGEAVAAEAAPEPAPAEAQPEPEAVSEPEAPAPVEETPEEAVSEEAEAAVSEEDKADRGDAKKKKKKKREPEAPKVKIISMPTEAEVQAREAAKMTQPERRPGGRPGGRPGPGRPAADRPGGPRPGGRPGPGGAPSPVPDPSAGDGRSKKKKGKKDRRVVEFATDGGQDHTNKLYNDSNFPQGRKGRKKKGRRGQQQMMQPEQTQAQPMKAAKRKIKFDEAIRLADMAHQMGIKAQDLIKALFGLGVMATINQSLDLDTASLLAGEFGYEVENVSFDEQEFLVPTESDKDEDLKPRPPVVTIMGHVDHGKTSLLDAIRMSNVTEGEAGGITQHIGAYHVQTNRGEIVFLDTPGHEAFTTMRMRGAQVTDIVILVVAADDGVMDQTREAISHSRAAGVPIVVAVNKMDKEGANPDNVKRELAELGLSPEEWGGDTIFAHVSAKQKQGIDELLEMVLLQAEVMELKANPDKHARGHIVEARLDKGRGPVGTMLISEGTLNQGDSFVSGIHFGKVRAMFNDQGKKIKSAGPAMPVEIQGFDGLPEAGDELFVVDDEKVARRIAQSRAMKQREKILSAKTKVTLESFLASKPNDEAQTLNLVLKADVQGSLEAVTEALNKLSTDEVKISVVHGGAGAITESDILLAGASEAIIIGFNVRPNLKVKQIAEQEGVEIRFYDIIYKLVQEVKDAMSGMLSPDIEEVYLGQAEVRATFSVPKVGMIAGCFVADGKITRGGKARLLRDGVVIYTGQVASLRREKDDVREVAKGYECGIGLEKFNDVKVGDTIEVFETKEVARTID; encoded by the coding sequence ATGACGGCGAAGGTTCGGGTAGAAGACTTGGCTGCTGAGCTCGGTCTCAGCAACAAGGAGATCATTCAGCAGCTTCGTGAGATCGGCGTTCAGGCGAAAAGCCAGAAGACCGTCGTGGAAGACGAAGATGTGGACCGCCTCAAGGCGGAATTGAAGAAAGGCGGCGGCAAGAAGGAAGTCCGCCGCGTGGGCGAGTCCGGCGTCATCATCCGGCGCAGGCGCAAGAAAGCCAGATCCCCCAGGGAGGAGGCCGTCGAACCCGAGGTCGAGGAATCGGCCGAGGAGCCGGAGGAGTCCGTCCCGGAGACTGGTGCGCCCGAAGCCGTCGAGGCCGCGCCCGCCGAACAGGAAGCCGAGGCGCCCGCCGCAGAGCCCGAGCTGGAGCCCGCTCCCGTGGAGGCACCGCGCAAGGCCGCGCCCAAGGTCAAGATCATCAAGCCCGCCGTGGAGGAGCCCGAAGAGGCCCCCGAAGCGGAAACCGCCGAGGCCGAGCAGGCCCCGGCCGGTGAAGCTGTGGCTGCAGAGGCCGCTCCCGAACCCGCGCCTGCCGAAGCCCAGCCCGAACCGGAAGCCGTTTCCGAACCCGAAGCCCCGGCCCCCGTCGAGGAAACTCCGGAAGAGGCCGTCTCCGAAGAGGCCGAAGCCGCCGTGTCCGAAGAGGACAAGGCGGACAGGGGCGATGCCAAAAAGAAGAAAAAGAAGAAGCGCGAGCCCGAGGCCCCCAAGGTCAAGATCATCTCCATGCCCACCGAGGCCGAGGTGCAGGCCCGCGAGGCGGCCAAGATGACTCAGCCCGAACGCCGTCCCGGCGGTCGTCCCGGCGGACGGCCTGGCCCCGGACGCCCTGCGGCCGACCGTCCCGGCGGTCCGCGCCCGGGCGGCCGTCCCGGTCCCGGCGGCGCTCCGAGCCCGGTCCCGGATCCGTCCGCGGGCGATGGCCGCAGCAAGAAGAAAAAGGGCAAGAAGGACCGCCGCGTGGTGGAATTCGCCACCGATGGCGGCCAGGATCATACCAACAAGCTGTACAATGACTCCAATTTCCCGCAAGGCCGCAAGGGCCGCAAGAAAAAGGGACGTCGCGGCCAGCAGCAGATGATGCAGCCGGAACAGACCCAGGCGCAGCCCATGAAGGCGGCCAAGCGCAAGATCAAGTTCGACGAGGCCATCCGCCTGGCCGACATGGCCCACCAGATGGGCATCAAGGCCCAGGACCTGATCAAGGCCCTGTTCGGCTTGGGCGTCATGGCGACCATCAACCAGTCGCTGGACCTGGACACCGCCAGCCTGCTGGCCGGCGAGTTCGGCTACGAAGTGGAGAACGTCTCCTTCGACGAACAGGAATTCCTGGTTCCCACCGAGTCGGACAAGGACGAGGATCTCAAGCCGCGTCCTCCGGTGGTGACCATCATGGGCCACGTCGACCACGGCAAGACCTCCCTGCTCGACGCCATCCGCATGTCCAACGTGACGGAAGGCGAGGCGGGCGGCATCACCCAGCACATCGGCGCGTACCACGTCCAGACCAACCGGGGCGAGATCGTCTTCCTGGACACCCCGGGCCACGAGGCGTTCACGACCATGCGCATGCGCGGCGCCCAGGTGACCGACATCGTCATCCTGGTGGTCGCCGCCGACGACGGCGTCATGGACCAGACCCGCGAGGCCATTTCCCACTCCAGGGCGGCGGGCGTGCCCATCGTGGTGGCCGTGAACAAGATGGACAAGGAAGGGGCCAACCCGGACAACGTCAAGCGCGAGCTTGCCGAACTCGGCCTGTCTCCCGAGGAATGGGGCGGCGACACCATCTTCGCCCACGTCTCGGCCAAGCAGAAGCAGGGCATCGACGAACTGCTCGAGATGGTCCTGCTCCAGGCCGAGGTCATGGAGCTCAAGGCCAACCCGGACAAGCACGCCCGGGGCCACATCGTCGAGGCGCGCCTGGACAAGGGCCGCGGCCCGGTGGGCACCATGCTTATCAGCGAAGGCACCCTGAACCAGGGCGACAGCTTCGTGTCCGGCATCCACTTCGGCAAGGTCCGGGCCATGTTCAACGACCAGGGCAAGAAGATCAAATCCGCCGGACCGGCCATGCCCGTGGAAATCCAGGGCTTCGACGGTCTGCCCGAGGCCGGTGACGAGCTCTTCGTGGTGGACGACGAAAAGGTCGCCCGCCGCATCGCGCAGTCCCGCGCCATGAAGCAGCGGGAAAAGATCCTGTCCGCCAAGACCAAGGTCACCCTGGAGTCCTTCCTGGCCTCCAAACCCAACGACGAGGCCCAGACCCTGAACCTGGTGCTCAAGGCCGACGTGCAGGGTTCGCTGGAAGCCGTGACCGAGGCCCTGAACAAGCTGTCCACGGACGAGGTCAAGATCAGCGTCGTCCACGGCGGCGCGGGCGCCATCACCGAGTCCGACATCCTTCTGGCGGGTGCCTCCGAGGCCATCATCATCGGCTTCAACGTGCGCCCGAACCTGAAGGTCAAGCAGATCGCCGAGCAGGAAGGCGTGGAAATCCGCTTCTACGACATCATCTACAAGCTGGTGCAGGAAGTGAAGGACGCCATGAGCGGCATGCTCTCCCCGGACATCGAGGAGGTCTACCTGGGCCAGGCCGAGGTGCGCGCCACCTTCAGCGTGCCCAAGGTCGGCATGATCGCCGGCTGCTTCGTGGCCGACGGCAAAATCACCAGGGGCGGCAAGGCCCGCCTGCTGCGCGACGGCGTGGTCATCTACACCGGCCAGGTCGCGTCCCTGCGCCGCGAGAAGGACGACGTCCGCGAAGTGGCCAAGGGCTACGAATGCGGCATCGGCCTGGAGAAGTTCAACGACGTCAAGGTCGGCGACACCATCGAGGTCTTCGAGACCAAGGAAGTCGCCCGCACCATCGACTAG
- the nusA gene encoding transcription termination factor NusA gives MSELKRAIDQISKDRGIDRDLLIDTLEEAVRSAVARKYGETMDIEVAFNEELGEIEVFEFKVVVDEVHDPISEIALEDAVAHDPNAQLDDEMGFPVKVEDLGRIAAQSAKQVIIQRMRDAEQEIIYEEYKDRVSEIASGIIQRRDRTGWIINLGRTEALLPKEEQIPRERYKRGDRVQAYIIDVLKESRGPQVVVSRSHPDYMIELFKREVPEVADGTVKIMGVARDPGLRAKVAVMSRDRDVDPVGACVGIRGSRIQNVVQELKGERIDIVVWSPDIAMYAQHALSPALISRITVDDEDEALEVVCPDDQLTLAIGRKGQNVKLAAKLLGWKIDIFTESRYGELNAARKGMDQIASVAEVPMESFFSAGFESIESIVQATDEELLAIKGMTESKIGDMRLAINMLAPDLEAETDDSADAPEAEETVPEAIEEVVEETAEDGTEDENETPAEGEENK, from the coding sequence ATGTCGGAGCTGAAAAGAGCCATCGACCAGATTAGCAAGGACAGGGGTATCGACCGCGACCTGCTGATCGACACCCTTGAAGAGGCCGTCCGGTCGGCCGTGGCCCGTAAGTACGGCGAGACCATGGACATCGAGGTGGCCTTCAACGAGGAGCTCGGCGAGATCGAGGTCTTCGAGTTCAAGGTGGTAGTGGACGAGGTGCACGACCCGATCAGCGAGATCGCGCTCGAGGACGCCGTGGCCCACGATCCCAACGCCCAGCTGGACGACGAGATGGGCTTCCCGGTCAAGGTCGAGGACCTCGGCCGCATCGCCGCGCAGTCGGCCAAGCAGGTCATCATCCAGCGCATGCGCGACGCCGAGCAGGAAATCATTTACGAAGAGTACAAGGACCGCGTGTCCGAGATCGCCAGCGGCATCATCCAGCGCCGCGACCGCACCGGCTGGATCATCAACCTCGGCCGGACCGAGGCGCTCCTGCCCAAGGAGGAGCAGATCCCCAGAGAGCGCTACAAGCGCGGCGACCGGGTGCAGGCGTATATCATAGATGTATTGAAGGAGTCGCGCGGACCGCAGGTCGTCGTGTCCCGGTCCCACCCGGACTACATGATCGAGCTGTTCAAGCGCGAGGTGCCCGAGGTGGCCGACGGCACGGTCAAGATCATGGGCGTGGCCCGCGACCCGGGCCTGCGCGCCAAGGTGGCCGTCATGTCCCGCGACCGCGACGTGGACCCGGTGGGCGCCTGCGTCGGCATCCGCGGCTCCCGCATCCAGAACGTGGTCCAGGAACTCAAGGGCGAGCGCATCGACATCGTGGTCTGGTCCCCGGACATCGCCATGTACGCCCAGCACGCCCTGTCCCCCGCCCTGATCTCCCGGATCACCGTGGACGACGAGGATGAAGCGCTGGAAGTGGTCTGCCCCGACGATCAGCTGACCCTGGCCATCGGCCGCAAGGGCCAGAACGTCAAGCTGGCCGCCAAGCTCCTGGGCTGGAAAATAGACATTTTCACGGAATCCCGGTACGGCGAGCTCAACGCCGCCCGCAAGGGCATGGACCAGATCGCCAGCGTGGCCGAGGTCCCCATGGAGAGCTTCTTCAGCGCGGGCTTCGAATCCATCGAGTCCATCGTCCAGGCAACGGACGAGGAACTGCTGGCCATCAAGGGCATGACCGAGTCCAAGATCGGCGACATGCGCCTGGCCATCAACATGCTCGCTCCCGACCTTGAGGCCGAAACCGACGATTCGGCCGACGCCCCCGAGGCTGAGGAAACGGTCCCCGAGGCGATTGAGGAAGTGGTCGAGGAAACGGCCGAGGACGGAACCGAAGACGAAAACGAAACTCCCGCCGAGGGCGAGGAGAACAAATAG
- a CDS encoding YlxR family protein, whose product MGGKGHQPERMCVVCRERFPKGELMRYVLPEETDGPDASPVPDPAMNRPGRGYYVCGQARCGERFPKMIVGLMKKRAR is encoded by the coding sequence ATGGGCGGCAAGGGACACCAGCCCGAACGCATGTGCGTGGTCTGCCGCGAGCGGTTCCCCAAGGGGGAGCTGATGCGGTACGTGCTCCCGGAGGAGACGGATGGACCGGACGCCAGCCCGGTGCCGGACCCGGCCATGAACAGGCCGGGACGTGGATATTACGTATGCGGCCAGGCCCGGTGCGGGGAACGATTCCCCAAGATGATCGTGGGCCTGATGAAGAAACGTGCGAGGTGA